A window of the Nyctibius grandis isolate bNycGra1 chromosome 9, bNycGra1.pri, whole genome shotgun sequence genome harbors these coding sequences:
- the MRAS gene encoding ras-related protein M-Ras, with protein sequence MATSAVPSENLPTYKLVVVGDGGVGKSALTIQFFQKIFVPDYDPTIEDSYLKHTEIDGQWAILDVLDTAGQEEFSAMREQYMRTGDGFLIVYSVTDKASFEHVDRFHQLILRVKDRESFPMILVANKVDLMHLRKITREQGREMATKHNIPYIETSAKDPPLNVDKAFHDLVRVIRQQIPEKSQKKKKKTKWRGDRATGSHKLQCVIL encoded by the exons ATGGCTACAAGTGCCGTTCCCAGCGAGAACCTCCCCACGTACAAGCTGGTGGTGGTTGGAGATGGTGGCGTGGGGAAGAGTGCTCTCACCATTCAGTTTTTCCAGAAGATTTTTGTGCCGGACTATGACCCAACTATTGAAGACTCCTACCTGAAGCACACGGAAATAGACGGGCAGTGGGCAATTCTTGATG TTCTGGATACCGCGGGCCAAGAGGAGTTCAGCGCAATGCGGGAGCAGTACATGAGGACCGGAGATGGTTTCCTTATAGTCTACTCGGTGACGGACAAGGCTAGCTTCGAGCACGTGGACCGGTTCCACCAGCTGATCCTCAGAGTCAAGGACAG aGAGTCCTTTCCAATGATTTTGGTGGCGAACAAAGTTGATCTAATGCATTTACGGAAAATTACAAGAgaacagggaagagaaatggCAACAAAACATAAT ATTCCCTATATAGAAACGAGCGCCAAGGACCCACCTCTAAACGTTGACAAGGCCTTCCATGATCTCGTGAGGGTAATAAG GCAACAGATCCCAGAGAAAAgccagaagaagaagaaaaagaccaaATGGCGAGGGGACAGAGCCACGGGCTCCCATAAACTCCAGTGCGTGATTTTGTGA